Below is a genomic region from Pseudomonadota bacterium.
CAATTCCGGATCCCGGCGGTTTAGCGGACTGCGGCAGGGTTCGTACCCTGAATTCCGAAGCCCCAAGCGAGTCCACCCACTTCAATGCCGGCAAGACATCGAGCACACCCAGCGTCGGCGGGAACGGCGCAAGCACCGTACCCAGTGACGCCGGCCCGCTACCTGGATCCGGAAACGCTGGTGCGGCTCGAGCTCGATCCGGCGCGCCTGCCGTGGTAGCGACGCGGAACAAATGCACCAGTCAGCCCGAGCGAGCCAAACGCAAGGCGCAGACCAGGTGGGTTGCGGGCGCCGCCGTACTGTTGGCTGAGTACCTCTTCTTCAGCCTGCGTTACGACACGCAGCCGCTGCTCGTCCGTGGCGGCGACTGGTCGGGTCTCGGCGCGATGGGCACGCTCGCGACTGTCGCGCTGGCCGTGGCCACTGCGGCAGTATTGTTCCGGGGAGGCGCATTGTTCCGGGGAACCGCATTGTTCCGGGGAACCGCATCGTTTCGGGGAACCGCATCGTTTCGGGGAACCGCATCGTTTCGGGCAAGCCGCGAGCCAGCCCCTGTAACGACCGGACAACCGTGGCTTCGCTCGCGCATGGCCCTTGCGCTGCATGTGTTGTGCCTGGCTGGCCTCGTTGCTCTCTCGGAACGCCTCTTCAGCACTGGCGCGCAAGAAGCCTCGGGATTGGCCGCGGCGGGTTGGCTTGCTGCCGCGGCCGGAGCAGCCGCGTCGCTCGTCGCAGCGCTCACGCCGATCCCGGAGCTCTTGTGCAGCCTGAGACGCATGGCCCTGCCGCTCGCGTTGACTGCAGGCGTGGGTCTCGCCGCGTGGGCCACGGGCATGGCCACGCAGCATCTATGGCCACCCATGAGTACGGCCACCTTGTGGAGCGTCGCAGCCACGTTGACCGTCTTCGCCTCGAACGTCGTCTTGGGCGCACCGGAGTATGTGGTCGGCACCGAGACTTTCGCCGTGACCATCACGCCCGTATGCTCCGGCTTCGAGGGCATCGGCCTATTGGGGACGTTCATGGGAGCCTATATCGGCTTTGCTCGCGGGCAGCTGCAGTGGCCCCGGGCCCTTGTGCTGGTTCCAGCAGGCATGCTCGCAGCATGGGTGGCAAACGTGCTGCGCATCAGCGCATTGATCGGTGTCGGGCACTGGCTCTCGCCCGAGACCGCGATCGGGGCCTTCCACTCCAAGGCCGGCTGGGTACTGTACTGCGCAGCGGCCCTGGGTCTTGTCGCATGGTCGCACCGCTCCCGGATGCTCGCCCGACAGCCGAGCGAGCCCACGGACAAGCTCGCGCACGTGGCCGCTCCCTATCTGGCACCGCTTCTGGGCGTGGTGGCCGCCAGCCTGGTGACGGGACTCTTTGCTGGCGCCGTGGACGTCCTGTATCCAGCACGCGTGCTGGCCGGTGGCAGCCTCTTGTGGGCCTACCGGGCAACCCTGCAGCGCGAGCTAACCTGGCGCGGCTCGCCGCGTGCAATGCTCTTGGCCGCCGCTCTCGGCGCCGCGGTGTTCGCAATCTGGATCGCGCTCGCGCCAGCCGCGCACCAGGACTCCGCATCAGCTTTGCGCAGCGAGCTCGACTCCATGTCGCCGCTCCTCTTTGCGATCTGGATCGGTTTCCGCATCGCCGGAGCGGTCCTCGTCGTTCCCGTAGCCGAGGAGCTGGCGTTTCGCGGCTACGTGCTGCGCCGGCTCATCGACAAGGACTTCACACGAGTGGCACCGGGGGCCTTCTCCTGGCCCTCCTTTCTCGTATCCTCCGCCACCTTCGGCGCGCTGCATCAGCACTGGCTGGGCGGCCTGTTGGCCGGCATGGTCTACGCTCTCGCCGTCTACCGCCGCGGCCGGCTCGCCGACGCGGTCCTCGCCCACGCCGTCACCAACGCCATCCTCGCCGCCTACGTCTGCACGACCGGCAACTGGCACCTGTGGTAGAGGGGTCAGGCCGCTTGCCAGCGCCGCTTCGGACCCGGCACGTACCAACATGTGAGAATCGGCGCTACTGCGTCGTGCGGCTTTCGTGGTCGACGCCTCCAATCGGCGACAAGGTTCTTTCGACGCGAACGCTGTCGCGCAACGGTGTCGGTCGAATCTTCACCTACCAACCTACCGTGCCAAACCATGGTCCCGAGCTGCAGCTTCGGGCGGGCTACGGCCTCGCCTGGGGCTCCGGCCGCGGGCGAGCCACGGGTAGGCTCCTGGGGCTCGTGGCCAGCGGTTGACAACGTAGCGGCAAGACGTCAAGGTCGGCACGGCTTTGGGTCGCTGCTCGCCGGCAGCGACAGGGCGGAAGTCGACGAGCATCCGCCTGAAGAGGGAAGTCGGTGAGAGGCCGACGCGGACCCGCCACGGTATGCGGCTGAATCCCCTGCCAATACGTCACTGGCTACGGCCGGGAAGGCGGCAGGGGCTGGGGTCGCAAGCCCGGAGACATGCCCGAAGTTTGACCCCCTTTTCGCCTCGGGGATGGCGGAATGCAGCAAACCAGCGGCCCATCACCATTATCTCTTGCCAAGAGCCCGTGCCGGCGCGGCAGGCCCCTGGCTTGTACCTGGACTGCGTTTTGCACGACCGCGTTTTGGACGACTACGCTTTGCACGACCGCGCTTTGCATCTGCCTAACCCCTCCCGCGCTCGCGCAAGGCTCGCGCCGTGCGGGCTCGGGTCGCCAGCCCAAAGCCAGCTTCGAGGCTCGGGCGCGGGTGAGCGCACCGATCGCCGCCCGGCACGAACGGGATCCCACGTCGTCCGGCACGGTGGTCGTCGTCGAGGATCACACCCCCACCGCGGGTCAGGTGGCGGATGTGATTGCGCGGGTTCCCGGCGCGAGGGTGAGAACCACGGGCGGCTTCGGTAGCTTCTCGAGCTTGGCGCTGCGTGGAGCGGAATTCGGGCACACGACGGTACTGTTCGGCATGGCGCCGCTCAATACACCCGACACGGGTGCATTCGATCTGAGCACCCTGCCGTTGTCTGCACTCGGCAGCGTGGAGATCTACCGCGGCGGCGCTCCCGTGTGGCTGGGCGGTGGAGCCATCGGCGGACTCGTCCGCTTCGTTCCTCGGCCAGGCAGCGACCGTTTGGCCCGCGTGGATGCAGGGCTCGGCTCGTTCGGGCTCCGGCAGCTGTTGGGGACCGCGGCGGTTGCGGGCTCTGGATCGACCAGGCCCAGCTTGCTGTGGCATGTTGGAGTCTCAGGGGCTCGCAACGACTATCCTTACGTCGACGACGGACAAACGCGGTTTGTTACAGCCGACGACGTCGAGTTGCGCCAGCGCAACGGCCAGGTTGCGGCCGGGCACGGCTTGGTGCACGCAGCGCTGGGTGCGCTGGGGGGCCGGGTGGAGCTCACCCTGGCAGGCTTTGGACGCGCCTCGGGCATTCCCGGACCCCTGGCAGCCCCGACGTTGCGTATACGACAGCAGCTGCTGCGAACGCTCGGCTCGCTTAGCTACGAGCGCGAAACGCTCGACAGGCTCGGTCAACGCGAGAGCCGCTTTCAGCTGGTTGTGGCAGCCGCGCACCAGACCAACCGGTTCACGGATCGGTTCGCCGAGCTGGGAACCTCGAAGACCGTGGCGTCCAACGATCGCTGGCTGCACGGCTACGTGCGGGCAGCAGCCAGCCTGCGTCTGGCATCGTTTCTGGAGGTTACGGGGATCGGCTCGTTCGCGCGCGAAGGGCTCGACCCGCACGACGCGCTGGCTTTCCTGGCGCCGCCGCGCCCTTCCCGTCGCAACGTTGAGATCGTGGCACTCGAAACCCGGTGGCTGGGCAGGGTTGCTGGCAAGCGCGTCGAGCTGCGACCGTCCATGCGCCTGCAATGGAGTCAGGCCGCGATCGAAGCTCGCACGAGCTTCACGCATTCACGAAGGCAGGCCCGAGTTTTCGCACCCACGTTCCGACTGGGTGCTGTCGTGGAGCTTGGCCCCGGGATGGCGCTGGCGAGCTCGGCCGCGACCGGTAAGCGCATTCCGTCGGTGTTCGAGCTGTTCGGTGATCGCGTTTTTCAGGAGCCGAACCCGAGCTTGGTGCCGGAGCGCTCACGCAGCCTGGATGCCGGCTTGAGTGTCAGGAGCCGTGTGCTGGGGCTCTTCGCAAGCGCGGAAGCGCGCGTCTTTGCCACCTGGCTGCGAGACCTGATTCGGTTTCGGCGTACGGCGCAGTTCACGGTGCGCCCCGGCAATGTGGCGCAGGCGCGTATCCTCGGGACGGAGCTTGGCGCGTCCGCCGAAGGCCCGGTGTTTGCTCTGGTGGGCTCGCTGACCGCGATGCGCAGCACGAACAGCTTTGGCAAGGAGCTGCCCTTTCGCCCACCGCTGCAGCTCCATCTCAGGCCGGAGCTCAGGTTGCTGGCCGGCAAGCAGCCCGCGCTCGCCGTGTTCGGCGAGCTGTCACACGTTTCCTTCGTCTACCTCGACGATGCCAATCGCACGCATCTCGATGGACGCAGCTTTGTCGACGCCGGTTTGCGCTGCGGCATCCTACGCGGCCGCCTTGTGATGTCGGCGCGGGTGAAGAACCTGTTTGACGCTCGTGCCATGGACATGCTGTCTCGGCCGCTTCCCGGCCGGCAGTTCCTGGTCTCTGTGACAATCGAGGAAGGTAGAACATGAACGAAGTACGCGTGCTCTTGGCGGTCGCTGCTATCCTTGCAGGCGCGGCCTGTGAACCCAGCGCCACTACGGACGTCTCCGGGGTTTCCCGTCCCGCGTCGTACGCCGTGGTGGCTAGCGATCACACGGTGGCTTCGATCTCCCTGCTGAACAGCGATGGAAGTCTGCTTGAAGCGAACTTCGTGGACTCGGGATCCACGGACACCGGGCTCGTGACCGCGCTCTCCGGTGATGTCGCCCTGCCGACCCAGCCAGGCAGTCCAGGGGTGCTCACGCTGATCGACCGCTACAAGACCGACGTGATCACGCGGATCGACCTCGCGAGCGGCGAGGTGCTGGGACAGATCAAGACC
It encodes:
- a CDS encoding TonB-dependent receptor encodes the protein MSAPIAARHERDPTSSGTVVVVEDHTPTAGQVADVIARVPGARVRTTGGFGSFSSLALRGAEFGHTTVLFGMAPLNTPDTGAFDLSTLPLSALGSVEIYRGGAPVWLGGGAIGGLVRFVPRPGSDRLARVDAGLGSFGLRQLLGTAAVAGSGSTRPSLLWHVGVSGARNDYPYVDDGQTRFVTADDVELRQRNGQVAAGHGLVHAALGALGGRVELTLAGFGRASGIPGPLAAPTLRIRQQLLRTLGSLSYERETLDRLGQRESRFQLVVAAAHQTNRFTDRFAELGTSKTVASNDRWLHGYVRAAASLRLASFLEVTGIGSFAREGLDPHDALAFLAPPRPSRRNVEIVALETRWLGRVAGKRVELRPSMRLQWSQAAIEARTSFTHSRRQARVFAPTFRLGAVVELGPGMALASSAATGKRIPSVFELFGDRVFQEPNPSLVPERSRSLDAGLSVRSRVLGLFASAEARVFATWLRDLIRFRRTAQFTVRPGNVAQARILGTELGASAEGPVFALVGSLTAMRSTNSFGKELPFRPPLQLHLRPELRLLAGKQPALAVFGELSHVSFVYLDDANRTHLDGRSFVDAGLRCGILRGRLVMSARVKNLFDARAMDMLSRPLPGRQFLVSVTIEEGRT
- the xrtE gene encoding exosortase E/protease, VPEID-CTERM system, whose product is MVATRNKCTSQPERAKRKAQTRWVAGAAVLLAEYLFFSLRYDTQPLLVRGGDWSGLGAMGTLATVALAVATAAVLFRGGALFRGTALFRGTASFRGTASFRGTASFRASREPAPVTTGQPWLRSRMALALHVLCLAGLVALSERLFSTGAQEASGLAAAGWLAAAAGAAASLVAALTPIPELLCSLRRMALPLALTAGVGLAAWATGMATQHLWPPMSTATLWSVAATLTVFASNVVLGAPEYVVGTETFAVTITPVCSGFEGIGLLGTFMGAYIGFARGQLQWPRALVLVPAGMLAAWVANVLRISALIGVGHWLSPETAIGAFHSKAGWVLYCAAALGLVAWSHRSRMLARQPSEPTDKLAHVAAPYLAPLLGVVAASLVTGLFAGAVDVLYPARVLAGGSLLWAYRATLQRELTWRGSPRAMLLAAALGAAVFAIWIALAPAAHQDSASALRSELDSMSPLLFAIWIGFRIAGAVLVVPVAEELAFRGYVLRRLIDKDFTRVAPGAFSWPSFLVSSATFGALHQHWLGGLLAGMVYALAVYRRGRLADAVLAHAVTNAILAAYVCTTGNWHLW